Genomic DNA from Novipirellula galeiformis:
CGGGACTCGAGCGTTTGAGTGATGGAACCATCCACGCGACGACCTACATCAAGTATCGTCCAGGCCCCGAAAAACACTCGGTCGTTAGCACGCGTTTTCAGTTGTCCGAAATCGACGAGCGGGCGAAATCGCAGTAATGCGATCGAAGCATTGAGTAAGGATGTAGGGCCGGTTCCTACCGGCCAATTACAAGGTGGTCGGTGGGAACCGGCCCTACGGCCATTGCAATGAAACACATCGCATTGGAAATCGGTGGTCCGGGTGAATCATTCGAACTAATCTTGTTTTGCACCACCGAGCGTGACCGAAAGCTTGTACTTGTTTTGTAAATGAGCGTGAGCTTGACTGGCATGCCGGTCCTTGGGGAACTGCTTGCACACTTTCTTGAACGCTGTAATCGCTCGCTCTTGATTACCCGCTTCTTCTTCGGTATAGCCAATTTGTAACACGGCCCAGGGAGCAGACGACTCATGGCCCCCTGCGATTTGGTTGTACAAAATCACCGCCTCGCCATATTGCTTTAGCCGTCGATGACACCATGCCATCTCGCGGTAATTGTTCGGGAACTGATCGCTTTGTCGGAAAAAGCCGATCGCTTCCTTCCATTTTGAGGCATCACGATACGTCATCGCGGTTTCCCATAACCACTTGTCACTGTGCTCACGATCTTCATTTAACAATGCTTCGTAGATCTTGATCGCTTCGGCGTGCTTGGACGCTTCACGATACGTCATGGCCATTTCCGCTTTCCAAACTGCAGTTTGTTCGGGATCGATGGAGACCAGTTGCGCGTAGGTGAGGATCGCCAACTCAGGATTCTTTTCTTGGCGATAGCTGCGGGCGACACGGGACAGCCCGTCCGGTTGGTTTTTGAAGTTACGGAACGCTTGCCGAGCTTTGTCGAAATTCTGTTTGGCTTGGTAATACTCAGCCGTTTGGCTGAGCAATTCATCATCGGCGCCAAACCGGTTTGCAATTTCGCCGAATGTTTTGAGTACATCCTCGTCGCGATTCACAACTCGCTGAACACGAGCGATGAGGTAAAGCAACTGAGTTGCAGCCGATTTTGCCGATGCATCATCGAGTTCGGCTGGTTCTTGCTCACGCAAAAATTGGATCAATTGATCCGCGAGACGATTCCCTTGGCTTGCCGTTGCACTCTCTCGCATCGATGTTTCCAGGACACTCTGTGAACGGTTCACCAACTCCAAAGGTAGTCGCTCGGCGTCATACGTGGTCTCTAACGCCTTGACCGCTTCGTCAAATTCGCCATGGGCTAATTGGTGCGACGCTAGGTGTTGCGAAGCCTCTTGGCACCACCGGGATGTCGCATTGTCGCGAATGACATCGAAGGTGAGATGACGCCATTGCTTAATCTTGTCCCCGAGATTGTCCTCCAACGCAGCAATCTCCGCCAATTGCACCGCAGCATAAACCGAGACATGGTGTTTGGGGTGGTCTTCTAAAACCTGTTGCAGCGCCGGCTTTGCCTTTTCATTTTGTCCGATGTCTTTGAGCGTTTTTCCTTTGTAGTAGCTGGCTGCGATGGCGTCGTCGGATTCGGGCCAGTAGTCAATGACGGATTGGAAGCCGTCCTTGATTGCTGTGTTTTGTCGCCGCATTTCGACTTGGCATAAGCTCCATTTCAACATCACGTACGATGCCGCATCACTACTTTCATAAAGAGTTAGGTACTTGTCGTATTCGTCCGCAGCGACACTCCAGCTCTTTTCAAGAAAGTATTTTTCCGCGATCTTCAGCTGATGGCGTTCGACTTCGCGCAGCTTCGCCCATCGCTCAAGAGACATCTCGTTGATTCCGTGCGATTGAGCCGACAGCGGATTGCCGACTGAAACCGTCAGCGCCGTGAGGATCACCGCAATGATTAATCTTTGTTTTGAGCTTCGAGCCATTTTGAGTATTCCGCGTGTGCGTAAAATATGACGTTAGTACCCGTGCGGTAACATGATTCCCAAATGTCCGCGTTAACTCCGGCGTGCCCATCGGCCCAGGCGTCGCCAATGTCACCGGGATGATAATAGGCCAACCAGCGGCCATCCCGGTACCATCCCAGTGCCTCTTTGCCACCATGGGGCGCGACGTAAGGCAAGTAGGGAATTTGATAAGGGATTCGATGGATCACATCATCAAGTGGGATCGGAACGGCTTGAACATCGGGCAGGACACGATTCATCATCGCGATGAATTGGTTGTGAAAATGCCGGCTTCCGCCGTTGTCAGCAAACAACATCCCGTGCTTGTCCACTAGATACTCTCGCATCGTTTTGACTTCCGAGCTCGACAGCGAGATGTTCTGTTGACCGGTCATGTAAACCAGAGGAGGGCTTTTGCCGATGGGGAAATTGTGGAGCTGGCTGATGGTGCGTGATTCGGTTTGTTCGGCGACGTGATGTGACGTCCGGATGCCGTACTCCAACAACATGTTCAAGTCGCCACCAATGCCAAAGTCTTGGTCCCAGTCGCCGCCGGAATACTCCAAGCGAATCAATCGCACTTTGCCGCGAAAGGTGCCCTCGCTGAACCCCGCTCCTTTGCCTTCCCCAAAACCGACGGTGTAGGCGTGTTCGGTGATCTCCATCAATTTGAGTTGCACCTCATCAATCGGAGGGACCGCGAAACGGATGGCACTGAGCGGATTGACGACGTATTTCTTGCGGATCACCTTTTTGATTTTGACCACTTGGGCGAGTTGCTTTTGTTCTCCACCTCCAGCGGGCATTTCGTAAATCTCGCGGCATCCCCGTAGCTGGCTGAACAATAGCGATAGCAGCAAGAACGCAAAACTATAACTCAGCAGCGCCACAAACGATTGATCGAGTTTGCGATTTCGCATACTCGGTTTCCAAGACGCGACACGATTCGGATGGCGAATCAGTGATAGGAGATTGCCGAGCGGAGGTGGCCACCACTGAACCGCATAGAACCAGGCACGTAAATCCAAGGGGTTCCAGATCCGTTTGCCATCTTCCGGCAATGGCGTTTGTGCGTAAAACGTCGACGCTCGTTCAATCCCCCAAACCACCCACATCAAGCCGATGAAAAAGAGTGCCCCCATTCCGACGCGTGCCAAAGAGGCTCGGGCGGCATCCCAAACCAAGAGGTCCAATATCAGTAACGCCAAATGCCACCACAGCACATAGATTACCGACGCAACGAGATAGCGTCGTTCACGCTGTGAAAGTCGCCAGCGAGGCGGAGTTTGCCGAACACGGCTTTGGGTTTCGTTGCCTACAAACAACTCCGAAGGTCGAGCGACGATCTCAGTCGACTCCCAGAGCGGATGAAGTGTGTCAGACGTCACCGTGATCCGGGCGCGGCGAAACCAAACCATCCCCAGCGGAATCGTGATAACGCAATACAACACGTGTATCCCGAGCGGAAACCACTGGACCGTCCTTAATTCGAATAGCAGCAACAACCAAACGGCCAAATAGCCGATCGTCCACTGCGCAGGCGGGCTCAGCTTGCGAAATCGATTGACTGCGTTCACTCGAGTCCGTCCAATAATTTGTCGAGTCGCGATTGGAGGGGTTCGGTGCTGGAATTGGGATCTTTCGTTTCACTGATCCCCATCGCGTCAACTGCGGCTTCGGTCGCCGGCTTTGGTACCGCCGGATCTTGAGCTGCGGTAGTGACGCTCGCTTGCGGTTCCTTGGAAGGAGCAACCGAGGCTTGCTCGGTCATCGTTTTTGCAACCTCGGTCGTCGGTTTTTTGGGCGAAGGTTCAGAAGCAAACAGAAAGACGGTGGCTGTCATCACGACGATCAACAAGCCACCGATCAACGTGGCCATGATCGTGCTGGCAATCAGACTGCTTGACGCTGCTTGCCCCATCACTTCTTGAGGACTGCGAGGCTGCAGCCCCGCGACGAGCGCACGTAACTCGTCCGCGGATGATTTTTTTTTGATTGCGGGTGGCAGATTCATGGACTTACCCGTTTTTCTTCCAATATATGAAACAATTGACCCCCAGCTTCGCTGACGGCTTCAATCACCGGCTCAAAATGATTGGCCGTTGCGTCGCGGTGAACTTTTAGCAGCACTTTGCGATCCTCCAGCGGTGCATCGCCGAGAATCTCGTTAATCTGAGGCGAGATTTGAGCGATGCCGACAGGTTCTCCATTGATGTAATACTTGTTTTCAACATCAATCACGACACTGACCGTCGAGACGCCACCGGTCGTGACTTGCTCTGCATCCGCGGGTTCCCATTGCAAGTGGCTGTCATCAGTCGCCCGCGCAAGAATGACGAAGAAGATTAGCAGATTGAACGCGATATCTCCCATCGCCATGCTCGGCACCGTGGCAGCGTGTTTTTTGCGAGTGATTTTCATAACGCTACTTAGTCAACCTGGATCGTTTGCTCTTCTTCGCGTTGGATCGTGACTAGCCCGCCCGACTGCTCGATAGCGCCCGTGATATCGATCCAGTGATGGTAAGGAGTATCCGTTTTGCTTTTGACAATCACAATCCGGTCCTCGGGTCGTGTTTTGCCTTTCATCATGGCGGATAGCTTCGAGGTCAGTTCCGAAGATCGAATCGTGTCGCCGTTAATTGAAACTGCATTGAGATTGCTTGTAATTGCGATTTCAATATTCTTGGCTTCTTCTTTCTGCTGTTGGTTCTCCTCGCTTCGAGGGATGTCTTGTTGGCGTCCGCTATCCGGCTGAATTGATGCGCACACTAAGAAAAACACAATCAGATTGAACGCAATGTCGCCCGTTGCGCTCGTCGGCGGCTCGATCAACAGCTTGCTGGTTCGTCTAGCACTTCGCATTTTGATCCGCAGCGGCAATTGCGTTTTGGAGGGTTACGGCTTCGATCATTTCAGTTGCGGATTCTTCTACGTCCAACACAAAGCGATTGATCACCCCGGTGAAGTAATTGAAGGCCACGAACGCAGGGATGCCGACGATCAATCCGAAACATGTCGTCATTAACGAAACCTTGATACCCGATGCCGCGGCCTCGACGATATTGGTTTCGCCCATTTTCAGGACGATGTCATCGAAGGCGACGATCATTCCTTGAACCGTTCCCAGGAACCCGAGCATGGGGGCGGCGCTGGAGATCGTTGCCAGGATCGGCAGGTGTCGCTCCAACGCAGCGACAATGTGAACGCTGTAGTCATCCATCGACTTGACGACCTGCTCTTCAATCTTGGCGGGTTCATGTCCAAGTCGCTGCATCACTAAATACTTTCGCAATCCTGTTGCCAGGATGGCTGGGACGGGGCCCTGTTGGGCATTACAGAGATCGAACGCTGGTTGAATCTGATCCTCATCCAACATCGTTCGCACGTCGCTGCGGAGTTGCGTTGAGTCGGTCGCCAACATGTTCAAACTTCGGTAACGCTCGATGATCACCCCTGCGCCAATGATTCCCATCAAGAGAATCGGCCACATGAAAATGCCACCTTGGAACATGTATCCAAGAGGCGGTGTGTTGAGGAACTCTTGGATGTGGCTCAGCAGCCCGTCCTCGGTGGTTGAGGTTTGTGAAGGGGGGGCGTCTGGCGTCCCACTCTCATTCGAACCCGCCTCATTCGGTGGGGCGTCGCTTGACGGCAGAGGAGGTGTCGGCGAGTTAGAAGTCGCCCCGTCCATGTCCGAGATTCCGGCGTTTGCCGGTGCCACCGCGTCTTGAGCGAAGCCCCCCATGGGACTCAGCAAGACCAGCCACAGACCGACCATCATGGTTCGTGTTATCAATCTATTCATTATCGACGCTATTGGCTTCCGCTTCAAATTGTTGCAGCATTTCAGGGAGTGCGAGTCGACCTCGAGAGTATTTCGCAGCCTCGCTTTCGGGATAATCCCAACGACAACGATTGTACCTGCGAAACGCTTCTTGATTATTTCGGCCCAGCCGATAGGCTTCGCCGGACCAAAAAAGTGAATCGGAACTAAGTTCGTCATCAGGGAACGTTTTGGCAAACTGGTCGAACGCCGTTCCGGCCAACTTGAAGTTTTCCATTTTGTAATAACATTGACCGATGCGGAACGCCATCTCCGCAGCGTGTTCGTGACCCTCGAACCGCTCGCCAAATTTCTCGCCCACCTGAGCTGCGACATCAAAGTCTTCTTTTTGGTAGAAGTAGTCGGAAATACGGATCATCACGCTGGCAATCAATGGGCTGTTGGGGTGTGTCGCGGCAAGCGTCACATAGGCCTCGAGGGCTTCGTCGAAATCACCCGCCTGTTCGTAGGATTGCGCCAATTTGTACCGTGCGTCGGCGGCCAGGGTATGGTCGGGATAGCGACGGATAATCATCTCATACGACCGGATTGCTTCATCCCATTGCTCAAGTTCTTGGGCGAATTGACCCAACAGGTAGGCGATGCGGGGAGCATATTTGGGATCCGGATAGTCCTCCATCACCTCGCGTAAAACTCGCCGTCCGGCTTCTAAATCTCGCTTTTGATCGTCGCCACGTTCGAGCTGTTTGTGACTTTTGAAAAGTTCAAAGTAACTTTCTGCAATTCGAAATTTCGTCTCGACCGCGAGCGATTCGTCATTGAATGTTTTCGTAAACGCGGTGACCAAACCATCCGTGCCCACGACGACGGGAATCGATTGTTTGCACTGAAACGATTCAGCAGGCGTCGCCGACGTGGGGTCGTTGTAGGTCAATGTGATCGTGTCACCAAAATATGACTCGATCTCCGCTTGGCTCTCCGTCATATTGTTGGGTGTTGGTGTTTCCGAGGCAGCGAGGGTAAACGATCCGGCAAACAAACCGCTATGAGCCAAGGTTTCGGAAAGAGTCACGGACTCGCTTTCACCACGTTCCGTTTGGATGAGCACCGTAACGCGGTCCCGCTCGTCCGACTGATCCTGATCAGGATCGGCGAGCGTGATGTAAAGTTTCTCGCCAACATGGACACTCTTAATCGCGTCCTTGTATTCGCGATCGGTGACTGTCAGTACCCCATCGGTGACCAAGCGTCCGGTTGCCAAACGTTTTAGCGGGGCGTGGTCTGTGTTCTCTTTATCTTGATATGCTGCGGTAATCTTATCTTTTCCCGTTACATTGAGCACGCGGACGATCATGGGGTTGCTCAACGCGTCATCGGATTTTCGGTCGGCTGCGAGTACGGAGCCGATCAAATTACGGGGCATTTGTGCGGTTTGCGGAACTAACTCGGGACTATGGACGCCTCCGAGTTGCAGATTCACTTGACCCACGAAGCGTCCTTCCTGAAGTGCTTGGTCGATGTCTCGAGATTGGCGACGACCAACATATGCGTTGGAAACGACACACTCGACAATCACCGCCGAACCTTCGTCGGTCAATAATGCGACCTTGACCGTGCTGCCGCTGTTCTTCGCTCGGTCGGGATCCACCACTTCGATAGTCAAAGGGGCATCGAGGGCAACCAGACTGTCGTTTGCTGCATCGGGGTGCTTTTCAATTTGAGGTTGGTCGAGCACTTCAATTTGCGGTGGCCCAAGATTGTCCGACGTCCGAGGTTTCGTTCGCGTTTGCAAAATGCGGATCTGGCCATTGCTGGGTTGGCTGACATAAACGATTGCTTCGCGAGCAATACCGTGACCTGGGAATGTATTCTGAGCATCGAAGTAACGAAGCCTCACTTGATCACCGGGTTGCACCTTTAGTTTGCCCTCTTCCTCATGATCCGACGTGTCCACTTCTTTCGTGAAAATCCCTGAGTATTCTTCGGTCTCCGTCGCAATCAGTTTCAGGACTTCGCCCTCGTTGACCGCAACTTCGACTTCGATTTCATCGCGTTGCGGAGTGCGGTCCTGGTCGTAGTCGCGAACTTCAATCACGATGCGCTCCTTCGCATCGATTCGTTTCAACTTCAATTGCGATTCGCTGACTCGGCCAAGTCGATCACGCGTGAACGCGTAGGTGATCGGAGTGATTTGGGCGTTGAAATAGGTGGCGGTTAATTTTTTGCTAAGCAATTGGCTGCTGCCTGTTTCATTCTGGGTCATCATGTCGGTGTAGGTTGCTGTGACCGTATCGCCCGCCGCAATTTCCAATGAGTCATTGCTCGCCAACGCCAACACATCCTGCTTGGTGGGAATGAATACGTCGTCGGGATTTTCTCCTGCGATTTGGATATGATTCACCGCGACGCTTTCGCCAAGGTATTCGTTGAATTCGAAACGTGCGTAACGAATCTCACGGGTTGGGAATCGTATGTCCCAGGCATTGTCCATCGCCAGGATCGCCGCCGATGTGGGCGATCGTAGTGTGATCCCACGCAAATCCATCAGGCCCCCATTGGTGATGGCAATTGGCTTAATGCGAAGCGTTTTGCGTCCCGGTTCTTGGAACAGGAGCGTGGTCACATGGGTGTCTTGGAATCGGTTCCAGTTGCGTGTGTCGGGCACCTCGGCCGAAAACGAACGCCCTTCCACTTCCACGGCAAAACGACTCGCCTCGCCTGGGTGCGCGCAATCGAGCCAGAGTTCATACACTCCAGGTTTTTCGACATCAAATTCCCACGCCGCTGAATCTTCAAGCGACGCCCAAGAATGCAGCAACGGTTGCTCGCCGTTGGCCTTTTCCCCGAACTGGCCCGATTGGTTGTCGATCTTGGTATCCGCGATATTTAGCGAAATCGGTGTCACGGTGGACGTGGGTTTCGGGTTGACGTTCGCTGCAGAATCGTCGAGGTCAAAGTCCGATGCCTGGAAACGCGACAGCGTGACTCGCTCGGATTGTAGGCTGGCTCGGGCGATCGTGGCTTCCACTGGATTGCCATTCGCATTGGTCGCCGCAAAGAGCGTCAAATCGTGGCTGCCGCGAGCAAGCCAAAGGTCGACGGATCGTTTTCCTGTCCCCATGGGTAACTCCAGCGACTCGCCCACCGCGATTGCACTGACGGCGGCTTTCACCATGATCCGGACGGCGCCATCGCGAGGTTGAATGAATTTCCCAGACCAGATGACCGCGTGCGGATTGCGAGCTTGATCATCCTTTTCACTCGGAGCCCATGCCAGCTCATCAACCTTCTGAGTTTCTGCTGCTTCGCGATTATTACCGAGGTCGACGACTTGGTTCCACTGCGAATAATGGTAGTACTTGCCCACATAAACTCGTTGTCGCATGCGACCAAATGAGGTCTCCGCTGCAGCGACTCTTTCGTTTTTAGGTTGGCTGGCGATCCGGAACCAAAACTCACCGTCATGACTGCCCCGCAAGTCAAAGCGAACCGGAGCACTTTTGGTTGCATCCGGCGTCGTCATCTTGATTTGTGTTACCTCACGCAAATCTTTCATGTCCACGGTCAAGGTTTTTGGCGTCGCACCGTCAGGCTCGGCTAACCACATCGTTTTTTCATCGTGATCGATCGCCATCAACGGGTTGTGATCGATGGCGGTGTCGCTGGCGAGCGCACCGGCAGGCAGTTCAGCTGTTTTCGCGGTCCCCTCAAAAATTCCCGTGTGCGGTTCGGTCTCTGTTAGCAATAGTTGCAAATGATCGCCGCTGTCAGCAAGCAATTTGATCGGGACTTGATCACGATCATTCGTGCGATCGCGGTCTGGATCGATGACTCGAAAATGAATGTCATTTCCAGGCTTGATCTGATTCTCGGGACGAATTTGTGAGACTCTCAAGTCGGCGGCATTTGCATTTTCTTCTTCGGCGGCTTCTCTCGCGACGCGGTCGCTAAACGACTCGGCTACTTGATCGACGATCTTACTGCTGGCGGCTTCGAACTTGGCATTCGATGCGATCCGGATTTCCACATCCGATAGAGGCACCCGTTTGAATTCCGACTTAAACTCATCGGGATAATCACACTGAATCGTGTCTCCACCCAGCAATTGCAGAACGCCATCGTCGGGCTGGGCATCGCCGAGTCGAGTTTCAACATCCGCTCGGAAGAGTCCTCGTCCGGCTCCGGCACTGGTTAACATCACACGCTCGACGTCACCGCTTGGCTGGGTTGTGACGATGACTGGGATTTTGTTATGCCCGCGACTAATTCCTAAGTCGCTGTCGTGAACGACGATCGAAAGCGGCATGCCCGGAGAATGCAAGCGAGTGCTACGCCGCCCTAATCGTCCGACGGTGCGGAGTAAATTCAATTGATCGATGTAACGTTCTTCGACGCCATAAACTTCGGACAGGCTAAAAAGAGCTTGGTTTGCAAGTTCGACATTGGGGACACGTTCCAAAACACTTCGGAAAATTTCACGAGCGTCGTCACGGTCACCACGCCGGAACGCGAGTACGCCACGCAAAAACTCCGCTCGCACTACGATTTCGAGTTCCCGGTTACGTGAAAGTTCCTCGAACACAAGTTCCGCTTGGTCATAAACCTTTTGCGCCATAAACGATTCGCCGATCCCAAAGCGGGCTTCGATTGCCTGTTTGGAATCGGGATAGCGATTGATCGTCGAGGTGTATTCGCTACGAGCAACGTCGTAACGTTTGGCTTTGAAGTAGTTGGTTGCCAGTAGGAGCTGGATTTCCGCCTTGGATTCCTCGTCGACTTGTTTCGATTCACTATGTGCGACCAACCATCCTCTCAACACATCTTCGACATACTCGTGATTGCTATCTCCACTAGCTGTCATCCGTTGTTGACAAACAAATCGAATCAAGTCGATGGGAAGTTCGTTTCGGTGTGAATCAAACAAAGCACGATTTTCATCGTACGTTGCCAATGCCAAGGCTTCATCACCGAGTCTCAAATAGAGTGCGGCTTGCATCAGCGGCGCGATCGGACTGGATTCATCAATCGTCAATCCCACGCTGCCCATTTGCGTATAGCTTTGCGTCACGATGTCGCGTGCTGATTTTAAGCGGCGGTCGTCCACTTTGGAGAAATTGGCGAGTAAGCCCGAGGCGATCGTCGCCGCTTCCATGTACTGCTGGGACGTCAGGAATGATTGAGAAAACGGAAACAATGCGTCCCAAGCGTTCCAGCGGTCGTCGACCAAGACGGTGGCGCGTTGGCAGGCCAGGATACGTTTCATCCGTCCACTCGGATCTGCCGAATCTCGCTCCATCATCGCTAAACGTGCTGCCGAAGAGAGCGTGCCATATTGCATGGATGCAACGGCGGTGTGGACTTGGCGACGTTCCTCGTCGGTTACCTCGGTTTCTCGTCGATAGCGGGCGACCCATTCGTTGATACGTCCATGATCAATGTCCCATGCTTCGAAAGGATGTTCCGCACGACGCGCGGTGGCATCGGCGATCACCTTGGCAAAGCGGGTGTAATCTTTCCGTTTTAGGTATTCGTCAGCCAGCCAAGTCGCATAACGACCATGAAACGGCGTGTCGTGCGAGATCAATTCTTCGAGAAAGGCGATCACCTTGTCTTCCTCGAG
This window encodes:
- a CDS encoding tetratricopeptide repeat protein: MARSSKQRLIIAVILTALTVSVGNPLSAQSHGINEMSLERWAKLREVERHQLKIAEKYFLEKSWSVAADEYDKYLTLYESSDAASYVMLKWSLCQVEMRRQNTAIKDGFQSVIDYWPESDDAIAASYYKGKTLKDIGQNEKAKPALQQVLEDHPKHHVSVYAAVQLAEIAALEDNLGDKIKQWRHLTFDVIRDNATSRWCQEASQHLASHQLAHGEFDEAVKALETTYDAERLPLELVNRSQSVLETSMRESATASQGNRLADQLIQFLREQEPAELDDASAKSAATQLLYLIARVQRVVNRDEDVLKTFGEIANRFGADDELLSQTAEYYQAKQNFDKARQAFRNFKNQPDGLSRVARSYRQEKNPELAILTYAQLVSIDPEQTAVWKAEMAMTYREASKHAEAIKIYEALLNEDREHSDKWLWETAMTYRDASKWKEAIGFFRQSDQFPNNYREMAWCHRRLKQYGEAVILYNQIAGGHESSAPWAVLQIGYTEEEAGNQERAITAFKKVCKQFPKDRHASQAHAHLQNKYKLSVTLGGAKQD
- a CDS encoding DUF4159 domain-containing protein, which codes for MNAVNRFRKLSPPAQWTIGYLAVWLLLLFELRTVQWFPLGIHVLYCVITIPLGMVWFRRARITVTSDTLHPLWESTEIVARPSELFVGNETQSRVRQTPPRWRLSQRERRYLVASVIYVLWWHLALLILDLLVWDAARASLARVGMGALFFIGLMWVVWGIERASTFYAQTPLPEDGKRIWNPLDLRAWFYAVQWWPPPLGNLLSLIRHPNRVASWKPSMRNRKLDQSFVALLSYSFAFLLLSLLFSQLRGCREIYEMPAGGGEQKQLAQVVKIKKVIRKKYVVNPLSAIRFAVPPIDEVQLKLMEITEHAYTVGFGEGKGAGFSEGTFRGKVRLIRLEYSGGDWDQDFGIGGDLNMLLEYGIRTSHHVAEQTESRTISQLHNFPIGKSPPLVYMTGQQNISLSSSEVKTMREYLVDKHGMLFADNGGSRHFHNQFIAMMNRVLPDVQAVPIPLDDVIHRIPYQIPYLPYVAPHGGKEALGWYRDGRWLAYYHPGDIGDAWADGHAGVNADIWESCYRTGTNVIFYAHAEYSKWLEAQNKD
- a CDS encoding ExbD/TolR family protein, which codes for MKITRKKHAATVPSMAMGDIAFNLLIFFVILARATDDSHLQWEPADAEQVTTGGVSTVSVVIDVENKYYINGEPVGIAQISPQINEILGDAPLEDRKVLLKVHRDATANHFEPVIEAVSEAGGQLFHILEEKRVSP
- a CDS encoding ExbD/TolR family protein, giving the protein MRSARRTSKLLIEPPTSATGDIAFNLIVFFLVCASIQPDSGRQQDIPRSEENQQQKEEAKNIEIAITSNLNAVSINGDTIRSSELTSKLSAMMKGKTRPEDRIVIVKSKTDTPYHHWIDITGAIEQSGGLVTIQREEEQTIQVD
- a CDS encoding MotA/TolQ/ExbB proton channel family protein codes for the protein MNRLITRTMMVGLWLVLLSPMGGFAQDAVAPANAGISDMDGATSNSPTPPLPSSDAPPNEAGSNESGTPDAPPSQTSTTEDGLLSHIQEFLNTPPLGYMFQGGIFMWPILLMGIIGAGVIIERYRSLNMLATDSTQLRSDVRTMLDEDQIQPAFDLCNAQQGPVPAILATGLRKYLVMQRLGHEPAKIEEQVVKSMDDYSVHIVAALERHLPILATISSAAPMLGFLGTVQGMIVAFDDIVLKMGETNIVEAAASGIKVSLMTTCFGLIVGIPAFVAFNYFTGVINRFVLDVEESATEMIEAVTLQNAIAAADQNAKC
- a CDS encoding tetratricopeptide repeat protein; translation: MARLRLVLWFYFLVIAVQPTLAETPLDEISRQASQLEAELGKYNDAATEAADVMVKLVALYHSDARVFGLVRIGNRFVATHPNDPRHKDVMLQTIDGLQAMSRNKELIVACRQFLFRYPQAKECGEIEIRLAETLAADGDQKSAAAAFHAIWNREKNNASGRLAATRAIERYTSLGKDQIEIGAKLAEDLLELTDGTFAVDVGLKSVHSYAKIGKWAESNRAAQRLLQKKVVKDPPPLRELHLRMAENYARLKQHTSSVRSYAEAREIKDDHPTHAAMIDQLSYAKASSQEIGPIAKQYAQTYTDRKDQFRGLSVLAQAYVRENNPGAAISLLHRVLAFDAITNDSGQVYVQQNATDPDRMQESEKALLAAIEKNPSQAAYLRYVLAFSLYRDRMKQEEKTRAILRELIQQSPTDDGYSRAAVDWLLNSARDEKEFDEELARILKARRAHPELATFAKFVGDWQQGARRDAKRKERSQIAKRELDRADDGPVEKLIASQTFGHSSQQAKIRDQLLADDTIEKLNETYINRLLDVQGYFYRHYVHASERKASATYYGKLALRQPKEFEPARKWLESATDYAADEVAKESALHVLSFPPQDCGSDVLRRLMKAADKNSDAELARQSLVWMTQAQAKFGIDPGSASYIGDVLHKLGLKPEAIKLWQTHLTTDRRHYESRECASRLIRELEEDKVIAFLEELISHDTPFHGRYATWLADEYLKRKDYTRFAKVIADATARRAEHPFEAWDIDHGRINEWVARYRRETEVTDEERRQVHTAVASMQYGTLSSAARLAMMERDSADPSGRMKRILACQRATVLVDDRWNAWDALFPFSQSFLTSQQYMEAATIASGLLANFSKVDDRRLKSARDIVTQSYTQMGSVGLTIDESSPIAPLMQAALYLRLGDEALALATYDENRALFDSHRNELPIDLIRFVCQQRMTASGDSNHEYVEDVLRGWLVAHSESKQVDEESKAEIQLLLATNYFKAKRYDVARSEYTSTINRYPDSKQAIEARFGIGESFMAQKVYDQAELVFEELSRNRELEIVVRAEFLRGVLAFRRGDRDDAREIFRSVLERVPNVELANQALFSLSEVYGVEERYIDQLNLLRTVGRLGRRSTRLHSPGMPLSIVVHDSDLGISRGHNKIPVIVTTQPSGDVERVMLTSAGAGRGLFRADVETRLGDAQPDDGVLQLLGGDTIQCDYPDEFKSEFKRVPLSDVEIRIASNAKFEAASSKIVDQVAESFSDRVAREAAEEENANAADLRVSQIRPENQIKPGNDIHFRVIDPDRDRTNDRDQVPIKLLADSGDHLQLLLTETEPHTGIFEGTAKTAELPAGALASDTAIDHNPLMAIDHDEKTMWLAEPDGATPKTLTVDMKDLREVTQIKMTTPDATKSAPVRFDLRGSHDGEFWFRIASQPKNERVAAAETSFGRMRQRVYVGKYYHYSQWNQVVDLGNNREAAETQKVDELAWAPSEKDDQARNPHAVIWSGKFIQPRDGAVRIMVKAAVSAIAVGESLELPMGTGKRSVDLWLARGSHDLTLFAATNANGNPVEATIARASLQSERVTLSRFQASDFDLDDSAANVNPKPTSTVTPISLNIADTKIDNQSGQFGEKANGEQPLLHSWASLEDSAAWEFDVEKPGVYELWLDCAHPGEASRFAVEVEGRSFSAEVPDTRNWNRFQDTHVTTLLFQEPGRKTLRIKPIAITNGGLMDLRGITLRSPTSAAILAMDNAWDIRFPTREIRYARFEFNEYLGESVAVNHIQIAGENPDDVFIPTKQDVLALASNDSLEIAAGDTVTATYTDMMTQNETGSSQLLSKKLTATYFNAQITPITYAFTRDRLGRVSESQLKLKRIDAKERIVIEVRDYDQDRTPQRDEIEVEVAVNEGEVLKLIATETEEYSGIFTKEVDTSDHEEEGKLKVQPGDQVRLRYFDAQNTFPGHGIAREAIVYVSQPSNGQIRILQTRTKPRTSDNLGPPQIEVLDQPQIEKHPDAANDSLVALDAPLTIEVVDPDRAKNSGSTVKVALLTDEGSAVIVECVVSNAYVGRRQSRDIDQALQEGRFVGQVNLQLGGVHSPELVPQTAQMPRNLIGSVLAADRKSDDALSNPMIVRVLNVTGKDKITAAYQDKENTDHAPLKRLATGRLVTDGVLTVTDREYKDAIKSVHVGEKLYITLADPDQDQSDERDRVTVLIQTERGESESVTLSETLAHSGLFAGSFTLAASETPTPNNMTESQAEIESYFGDTITLTYNDPTSATPAESFQCKQSIPVVVGTDGLVTAFTKTFNDESLAVETKFRIAESYFELFKSHKQLERGDDQKRDLEAGRRVLREVMEDYPDPKYAPRIAYLLGQFAQELEQWDEAIRSYEMIIRRYPDHTLAADARYKLAQSYEQAGDFDEALEAYVTLAATHPNSPLIASVMIRISDYFYQKEDFDVAAQVGEKFGERFEGHEHAAEMAFRIGQCYYKMENFKLAGTAFDQFAKTFPDDELSSDSLFWSGEAYRLGRNNQEAFRRYNRCRWDYPESEAAKYSRGRLALPEMLQQFEAEANSVDNE